A genome region from Manis javanica isolate MJ-LG chromosome 3, MJ_LKY, whole genome shotgun sequence includes the following:
- the NBEAL2 gene encoding neurobeachin-like protein 2 isoform X1, with translation MEPALGPGVQKDLGYLQQWLKAFVGAFEKSISLSSLEPCRPEEAGAEVPLLPLDVLCVLAEQLDGQDLEQALLLLKLFTVLCRNLENVEAGWGQVLVPRVLALLTRLAAELKGPLHQEGRGPQLENVALHALLLCEGLFDPYQMWRRQHSREVISSREKSQYKFPPAALPCEFRNFFRESLQDANRLPPKLLLRLIHLFGAVLAGGKENGQMAVSPGSVQGLLDVVRGWGCGPAQDPRLLPLALEALVGAVHVLHTSRTPSRGPELRGLLEGYFCVLNADWPAGPSPGPEKALVTLRVSMLDAIPLMLACEDRPALQATFLSNNCFEHLTRLIQNSKLYLQAWAPPEGDSDLATRLLTEPDVQKVLDQDTDAIAVHVVRVLTCIMSGSPSAKEVFKERIGYPHLQEVLQSHGPATHRLLQELLNMAVEGDHSICPPPPIRNEQPVLVLMQWLPALPTAELRLFLAQRLWWLCDSCPASRATCVQAGLVGCLLETLSTGVALGVRCQEQLLALLQALGRVSLRPLELRRLLRPPPGLDLGPGRAEAENARHAGAIIRALSGMARHQGSVRALCYFDLTPSMAGIMVPPVQRWPGPGFTFHAWLCLHPVAAGPTPAPTRPLQRKQLYSFFTSSGAGFEAFFTAAGTLVVAVCTRKEYLTLSLPEVSFADSAWHCVAIVHVPRRRPFSQNLVQVYKDGHLVKEAPFHCPSLSEPFSSCCIGSAGHRTTTTTTGLPAPPVPTALAHTHPSLTRSQSVPATTGLGWGAGLVAPLQEGSISSTLAGTQDARWGSPTSLEAELGAVAIFPEALPAAALQVLSNLGPNEMAPFKPEGELHELGTKLLLHYSPQACKNNICLDLSLGHGLDGRLTGHRVETWDVKDVVNCVGGMAVLLPLLERVAAQPQEAEAGPAETHDLVGPELTSGHNTQGLLLPLGKSSEERMERNAVAAFLLMLRNFLQGHTVNQESLVQCQGPAIIGALLCKVPSWAMDMNVLMSAQLLMEQVAAEGSGPLLYLLYQHLVFNFNIWSLSTFAVRLGHIQYMSSIVREHRQKLRKKYGVQFVLDALRIHYSAQREHPLAADELHTVQTLLLGLARDLLVRSSSIDDMQVVLSFLAAVGDEGQMVGALDLLLALLQGSPAQESLAVFLLEPGNLEVLLALLVRPRSLPLLPDRICKILRRLQQNERLPERCRQRLRLQEYGLQGLVTCLPEGAISPQLCQGLYRLFLGADCLNLSDLLAVVQLSLQADLSVRLDVCRQLFHHIYRQPDTVRLLAQQAGWQDVLTRLYVLEAATADSPLPFAPEPLTSPEPDLPKPPTESPESSDVFLPSETPCPDPDAFYHALSPFCAPLDLGLERASVGSGNTAGGGSDSGTVTPASQPGTPSPLDGPRPFPAAHGHHSSSLSNVLEDGSLPEPTVSGDDTSNASNPQQTSEEELCNLLTNVLFSVTWRGVEGSNEAAWRERGQVFSVLTQLGASATLVRPPDCIKRSLLEMMLESALTDIKEAPPGGLASLTQQALWLLRLLQDFLCAEGHGNQELWSEKLFEGVCGLLDRLGAWPHLANGTADLREMAQIGLRLVLGYILLEDPHLHAQAYVKLHGLLQTTVPMRREEACYVLSKLEAALARALKTSASDSVLEDREPPAVATTAAERCSWLVPLVRTLLDRAYGPLGLQWGLPSLPPTNGSPTFFEDFQAFCATPEWRHFIDKQVQPTMSQFEMDTYAKSHDLMSGFWNACYDMLMNSGQRLQQERLRSGQDFQDLVLEPALRRARPEGLRYAAVQKQQASQHSTALLHWEALWRQLSSPCGAWALRDPPIPRWKLSSAETYSRMRLKLVPNHHFNPHLEASALRDNLGEAPQTPTQEASLPLAVTKEAKVSTLPEELQEDQLGEDELAALETAMKAAELDEQHEKLVLSAECQLVTVVAVVPGLLEVTTQHLYFYDGSAERVETEEGIGHDFRRPLVQLREVHLRRFNLRRSALELFFIDQANYFLNFPCKVGRTAASSCQAPRPQPCPIPPHTQVRNQVYSWLLRLRPPTQGYLSSRSPQEMLRASGLTQKWVQREISNFEYLMQLNTIAGRTYNDLSQYPVFPWVLQDYVSPTLDLSNPAIFRDLSKPIGVVNPKHAQLVREKYESFEDPAGTIDKFHYGTHYSNAAGVMHYLIRVEPFTSLHVQLQSGRFDCSDRQFHSVAAAWQARLESPADVKELIPEFFYFPDFLENQNGRSWHRDGTHRLGWLGSRQDDAVAQLTQSAMPDFDLGCLQLTNEKVGDVVLPPWASCPEDFVQQHRQALESEYVSAHLHEWIDLIFGYKQRGPAAEEALNIFYYCTYEGAVDLDHVADERERKALEGIISNFGQTPCQLLKEPHPARLSAEEAAQRLARLDANSPSIFQHLDQLKAFFAEVISDGVPLVLALVPHRQPHSFMTQGSPDLLVTVSASGLLGTHSWLPYDRNISNYFTFSKDPTMGNPKMQRLLSGPWMPGSGVNGQALAVAPDGKLLFSGGHWDGSLRVTALPRGKLLNQFSCHLDVVTCLALDTCGIYLISGSRDTTCMVWRLLQQGGLSGLASKPVQVLYGHEAAVSCVAISTELDMAVSGSEGGTVIIHTVRRGQFVAALQPPGATLPGPVSHLALASEGQIVVQSSAQERLGAQVTYSLHLYSVNGRLRASLPLLEQPTALAVTEDFVLLGTAQCALHILHLNKLLPAVPPLPMKVPIRSVALTKERSHVLVGLEDGKLIVVGAGQPSEVRSSQFARRLWRSSRRISQVSSGETEYNPGEAR, from the exons ATGGAACCAGCTCTGGGGCCTGGGGTCCAG AAGGACCTGGGCTACCTGCAGCAGTGGCTGAAGGCCTTTGTGGGTGCCTTCGAGAAGAGCATCTCACTGTCCTCTCTGGAGCCATGCAG GCCGGAGGAGGCAGGTGCGGAGGTGCCGCTGCTCCCACTGgatgtgctgtgtgtgctggCCGAGCAGCTGGATGGGCAGGACCTGGAGCAAGCCCTGCTGCTGCTCAAGCTCTTCACTGTTCTCTGCAG GAACCTGGAGAATGTCGAGGCTGGCTGGGGCCAGGTGCTGGTGCCCCGGGTGCTGGCACTGCTAACCCGGTTGGCAGCTGAG CTGAAAGGCCCCCTCCACCAGGAGGGCCGTGGGCCCCAGCTGGAGAATGTGGCCCTGCATGCCCTGCTCCTCTGCGAGGGTCTCTTTGACCCCTACCAGATGTGGCGGCGCCAGCACAGCAG GGAAGTCATCAGCTCCAGGGAGAAGAGCCAGTACAAGTTCCCTCCAGCCGCTTTGCCCTGTGAATTCAGAAACTTCTTCCGAG AGAGTCTGCAGGATGCAAATCGCTTGCCCCCCAAGCTGCTGTTGCGTCTCATCCACCTCTTTGGTGCTGTCCTTGCAGGAGGGAAG GAGAACGGGCAGATGGCTGTGAGTCCTGGCTCTGTTCAGGGCCTGTTGGATGTGGTCCGGGGCTGGGGCTGTGGGCCAGCCCAGGACCCCCGCCTACTGCCGCTGGCACTGGAGGCACTGGTGGGTGCAGTCCATGTTCTGCACACCAGCCGCACACCCTCCCGCGGGCCTGAACTCCGAGGCCTGCTTGAGGGCTACTTCTGTGTCCTTAATGCCGACTGGCCAGCTGGGCCGAGTCCAGGCCCTGAGAAGGCCCTGGTCACCCTACGGGTCAGCATGCTAG ATGCCATCCCCTTGATGCTGGCATGTGAGGACCGGCCAGCGCTGCAGGCCACTTTCCTTAGCAACAATTGCTTTGAACACCTTACTCGCCTCATCCAGAACAGCaag CTATACCTGCAGGCCTGGGCGCCCCCTGAGGGGGACAGTGACCTGGCTACCCGGTTACTGACCGAGCCTGATGTCCAGAAG gtACTGGATCAGGACACAGATGCCATTGCAGTCCACGTAGTCAGAGTGCTGACCTGCATCATGAGTGGCTCCCCCTCAGCCAAG GAGGTATTTAAGGAGCGTATTGGCTATCCCCACCTGCAAGAGGTTCTGCAGAGCCATGGTCCCGCAACCCATCGGCTGTTGCAAGAGCTGCTCAACATG GCTGTGGAGGGTGACCACAGCATATGTCCGCCGCCACCAATCCGCAATGAGCAGCCAGTGCTGGTACTCATGCAGTGGCTGCCAGCACTGCCCACAGCTGAGCTGCGGCTCTTCCTAGCACAACGCCTCTGGTGGCTCTGTGACAGCTGTCCTGCCAGCCGTGCCACATGTGTGCAGGCAGGCCTGGTGGGCTGCCTGTTGGAGACGCTTAGCACAGGGGTTGCCCTGGGGGTCCGCTGCCAGGAGCAGCTGCTGGCACTGTTACAAGCACTGGGCCGCGTGTCACTGAGACCCTTGGAGCTGCGTCGCCTGCTGCGTCCCCCACCAGGGCTGGACTTAGGGCCAGGTAGAGCTGAGGCCGAGAATGCCCGGCATGCAGGTGCCATCATTCGTGCATTATCAGGCATGGCCCGGCACCAGGGCTCTGTACGAGCTCTTTGCTACTTTGATCTCACACCTAGCATGGCGGGCATTATGGTACCCCCCGTGCAACGCTGGCCAGGACCTGGCTTCACCTTCCATGCCTGGCTCTGTCTGCACCCCGTGGCTGCAGGGCCTACCCCAGCCCCCACTCGGCCACTCCAGAGAAAGCAACTGTACAG TTTCTTCACCAGCAGCGGTGCAGGGTTTGAGGCCTTCTTCACGGCAGCTGGGACCCTGGTGGTGGCTGTATGCACTCGGAAGGAGTACTTAACTTTGAGCTTGCCTGAGGTGTCCTTTGCTGACTCTGCCTGG CACTGCGTGGCCATTGTCCATGTGCCGAGGCGCCGGCCCTTCAGCCAGAACCTGGTCCAAGTCTACAAAGATGGTCATCTGGTCAAGGAGGCACCCTTCCACTGCCCCTCCCTCAGTGAG CCTTTCTCCTCCTGCTGTATCGGCTCCGCTGGGCACCGCACAACGACCACCACCACAGGGCTGCCTGCACCGCCAGTGCCCACTGCCCTGGCTCACACTCACCCCTCCCTCACCCGCTCCCAGTCAGTCCCGGCCACCACAGGGCTTGGCTGGGGGGCTGGGCTGGTAGCCCCCCTTCAGGAGGGCAGCATCAGCTCCACCCTTGCAGGCACACAGGATGCTCGGTGGGGCAGCCCCACGTCCCTGGAGGCTGAGCTAGGGGCCGTGGCCATCTTCCCTGAAGCCTTGCCAGCAGCAGCCCTGCAGGTCCTGAGCAACCTGG GGCCCAATGAGATGGCACCCTTCAAGCCAGAGGGTGAACTGCATGAACTTGGCACCAAGCTGCTCCTTCATTACTCACCTCAG GCCTGTAAGAACAACATCTGCCTGGACCTGTCCCTTGGCCACGGGCTGGATGGCCGCCTGACGGGCCACAGAGTAGAGACCTGGGACGTGAAG GATGTGGTGAACTGTGTGGGAGGCATGGCTGTCCTGCTGCCCCTGCTGGAGCGAGTGGCTGCACAGCCTCAAGAGGCTGAGGCAGGTCCAGCTGAAACACATGACCTTGTGGGGCCCGAACTGACCTCGGGCCACAACACCCAGGGCCTGCTTCTCCCACTGGGCAAGTCCTCAG AGGAGCGAATGGAGAGGAACGCAGTGGCTGCCTTTCTGCTCATGCTGCGGAACTTCCTGCAGGGCCACACTGTGAACCAGGAGAGCCTGGTGCAGTGCCAGGGGCCTGCCATCATCGGGGCCCTCTTGTGCAAG gtcccCAGCTGGGCCATGGACATGAATGTGCTTATGTCTGCCCAGCTGCTGATGGAGCAAGTGGCAGCTGAGGGCAGTGGGCCCCTCCTGTACCTGCTTTATCAGCACTTAGTCTTCAACTTTAACATCTGGAGCCTCAGCACCTTTGCTGTGCGCCTGG GTCACATCCAGTACATGTCTAGCATAGTCCGTGAGCACAGACAGAAGCTGAGGAAGAAGTACGGGGTGCAGTTTGTCCTTGATGCCCTGCGCATCCACTACAG CGCACAGCGGGAGCACCCCCTGGCTGCCGACGAGCTGCACACAGTGCAGACCTTGCTTCTGGGTCTGGCACGGGATCTCCTGGTTCGGAGCTCCTCCATTGATGACATGCAGGTGGTGCTGAGCTTTCTGGCAGCTGTTGGTGATGAGGGCCAG ATGGTGGGTGCACTGGACCTGCTGCTGGCACTGCTTCAGGGCTCCCCAGCACAAGAGTCCTTGGCTGTCTTCCTGCTGGAGCCAGGGAACCTGGAGGTGCTGTTGGCACTGCTGGTGCGGCCAAGGTCACTGCCCCTGCTGCCTGACCGAATCTGCAAG ATCCTGCGCAGACTCCAGCAGAATGAGCGCCTACCTGAGCGGTGTCGCCAGCGACTCCGGCTGCAAGAGTATGGCCTCCAGGGTCTTGTCACCTGCCTTCCAGAGGGGGCCATCTCCCCCCAGCTCTGCCAGGGCCTCTACAGGCTGTTCCTAGGTGCAG ACTGCCTGAACCTCTCAGACCTGCTGGCCGTGGTGCAGCTGTCCCTGCAGGCTGACCTCAGTGTGCGCCTGGATGTTTGTCGCCAG CTCTTCCACCACATCTACAGGCAGCCCGATACAGTGCGGCTGCTGGCCCAGCAAGCTGGCTGGCAAGATGTGCTGACCCGGCTGTATGTCCTAGAGGCTGCCACGGCCGACAGTCCCCTGCCCTTTGCCCCGGAGCCACTCACCTCCCCGGAGCCAGACTTACCCAAGCCACCCACTGAGTCTCCTGAGTCTTCAGACGTCTTCCTGCCCTCGGAGACCCCGTGCCCTGATCCTGATGCCTTTTACCATGCCCTCTCCCCATTCTGTGCACCCCTTGACCTAGGCCTGGAGCGGGCCAGTGTGGGTTCAGGCAACACTGCTGGCGGGGGCAGTGACAGTGGGACTGTcactccagccagccagcctggcACGCCTTCCCCACTGGATGGGCCCCGGCCCTTCCCTGCTGCCCATGGCCACCACAGCTCCAGTCTCTCCAATGTGCTGGAGGATGGCAGCCTCCCAGAGCCCACTGTCAGTGGAGATGACACCTCTAATGCCAGCAACCCTCAG CAAACCTCAGAGGAGGAGTTGTGCAACCTGCTCACCAACGTGCTGTTCTCAGTGACATGGAGGGGTGTGGAAGGCAGTAATGAGGCTGCCTGGCGGGAGCGTGGCCAGGTCTTCTCAGTGCTCACCCAGCTGGGGGCCTCAGCCACATTGGTGCGCCCACCAGATTGCATCAAGCGCAG CCTCCTGGAGATGATGCTGGAGTCAGCCCTGACTGACATCAAAGAGGCCCCTCCTGGGGGCCTGGCCAGCCTTACCCAGCAGGCACTTTGGCTGCTGCGCCTGCTGCAGGACTTCCTGTGTGCAGAGGGCCATGGCAACCAGGAGCTGTGGAGTGAGAAG CTCTTTGAAGGTGTGTGTGGCCTCCTGGATCGCCTGGGAGCCTGGCCACACCTGGCCAATGGTACAGCAGATCTCCGAGAGATGGCACAGATTGGCCTGCGCCTGGTACTTGGCTACATCTTGCTGGAGGACCCACAT CTACATGCCCAGGCCTACGTGAAGCTGCACGGGCTGCTGCAGACTACAGTGCCCATGCGTCGCGAGGAGGCCTGCTATGTGCTGTCCAAGCTGGAGGCAGCACTAGCCCGGGCACTGAAGACTTCTGCCTCAGACAGTGTCTTGGAAGACAGGGAGCCCCCAGCTGTGGCTACCACAGCTGCAGAGCGCTGCTCCTGGCTGGTACCACTGGTGCGCACGCTGCTGGACCGTGCCTACGGGCCCCTGGGGCTGCAGTGGGGGCTGCCTTCCCTGCCACCCACCAATGGCAGCCCCACCTTCTTTGAGGACTTCCAGGCTTTCTGTGCCACACCTGAATGGCGCCACTTCATTGACAAGCAG GTGCAGCCCACCATGTCGCAGTTTGAAATGGACACCTACGCTAAGAGCCACGACCTCATGTCGGGCTTCTGGAATGCCTGCTACGACATGCTCATGAATAGTGGGCAGCGGCTCCAACAGGAGCGGTTGAGGAGTGGTCAGGACTTCCAG GACCTGGTGCTAGAACCTGCCCTGAGGCGGGCACGCCCAGAGGGGCTCCGCTACGCCGCAGTGCAAAAACAGCAAGCAAGTCAGCACTCCACCGCCCTGCTGCACTGGGAGGCGCTGTGGCGGCAGCTCTCCAGCCCCTGCGGGGCCTGGGCCTTGAG GGACCCGCCCATTCCCCGCTGGAAGCTGTCCAGCGCCGAGACATACTCGCGCATGCGTCTGAAGCTGGTGCCCAATCATCACTTCAACCCTCACCTAGAAGCCAGCGCCCTGCGAGACAACCTGG GTGAGGCCCCCCAGACACCCACCCAAGAGGCCTCGCTGCCTCTAGCGGTGACCAAGGAGGCTAAAGTCAGCACCCTACCCGAGGAGCTGCAGGAAGACCAGCTAGGCGAGGACGAGCTGGCTGCCCTGGAGACCGC GATGAAGGCAGCAGAACTGGATGAACAGCATGAGAAGCTGGTGCTGTCGGCCGAGTGCCAGCTGGTTACAGTGGTGGCTGTGGTCCCAGGGctactggaggtcaccacacagcaCCTCTACTTCTACGATGGCAGTGCCGAGCGTGTGGAAACTGAGGAGG GTATTGGCCATGATTTCCGGCGCCCACTGGTCCAGCTCCGTGAGGTCCACTTAAGGCGTTTCAATCTGCGCCGCTCAGCACTTGAGCTCTTCTTCATTGATCAGGCCAACTACTTCCTCAACTTCCCGTGCAAGGTGGGCAGGACTGCGGCCTCATCCTgccaggcccccaggccccaaccctgccccatcccaccccacacgCAGGTACGGAACCAGGTGTACTCATGGCTCCTGCGCCTGCGACCCCCTACGCAAGGCTACCTAAGCAGCCGCTCCCCCCAGGAGATGCTGCGTGCCTCAGGCCTCACCCAG aaatGGGTACAGCGTGAGATATCCAACTTTGAGTACTTGATGCAACTCAACACCATTGCGGGGCGGACCTACAACGACTTGTCTCAGTACCCTGTG TTTCCCTGGGTCCTACAGGACTATGTGTCCCCAACTCTGGACCTCAGCAACCCTGCCATCTTCCGGGACCTGTCCAAGCCCATTGGGGTGGTGAACCCCAAGCATGCCCAGCTTGTGAGGGAGAA ATATGAGAGCTTTGAGGACCCAGCGGGCACCATTGACAAATTCCACTATGGCACCCACTATTCCAATGCAGCAGGCGTGATGCACTACCTCATCCGAGTGGAGCCCTTCACCTCCCTGCATGTCCAGCTGCAGAGTGGCCG CTTTGACTGCTCTGACCGGCAGTTCCACTCGGTGGCAGCTGCGTGGCAGGCCCGTCTGGAAAGCCCAGCCGATGTGAAGGAGCTTATCCCAGAGTTCTTCTACTTCCCTGACTTCCTGGAGAACCAGAACGGTAGGAGCTGGCACAGGGATGGGACACACAGGCTGGGGTGGCTAGGAAGCAGGCAAGATGATGCAGTAGCACAGCTGACCCAGTCCGCCATGCCAGATTTTGACCTGGGCTGCCTCCAGCTGACCAACGAGAAGGTGGGTGATGTGGTGCTGCCCCCATGGGCCAGCTGCCCTGAGGACTTCGTCCAGCAGCACCGCCAGGCCCTG GAGTCGGAGTACGTGTCTGCCCACCTGCATGAGTGGATCGACCTCATTTTTGGCTACAAGCAGCGAGGGCCAGCCGCGGAGGAGGCCCTCAATATCTTCTATTACTGCACCTATGAGG GGGCCGTGGACCTGGACCATGTGGCAGATGAGCGAGAACGGAAGGCTCTGGAGGGCATTATCAGCAACTTTGGACAGACTCCCTGTCAGCTGCTGAAG GAGCCACATCCAGCCCGGCTCTCAGCTGAGGAAGCAGCTCAGCGCCTGGCACGTCTGGACGCTAACTCACCTAGCATCTTCCAGCACCTGGACCAGCTCAAGGCCTTCTTTGCAGAA GTCATCAGTGATGGCGTGCCCCTGGTGCTGGCCCTTGTTCCTCACCGGCAGCCCCACTCCTTCATGACCCAGGGCTCGCCAGACCTATTG GTGACTGTGAGTGCCAGTGGGTTGCTGGGCACCCACAGCTGGTTGCCTTATGACCGTAACATAAGCAACTACTTCACCTtcagcaaagaccccaccatggGCAATCCCAA GATGCAGCGACTGCTGAGTGGCCCATGGATGCCAGGCAGTGGTGTGAATGGGCAAGCCCTGGCGGTGGCCCCTGACGGAAAGCTGCTCTTCAGTGGTGGCCATTGGGATGGCAGCTTGAGAGTAACTGCACTGCCCCGGGGCAAGCTGTTGAACCAGTTCAGCTGCCACCTTG ACGTAGTGACCTGCCTAGCACTGGACACCTGCGGCATCTACCTCATCTCAGGTTCCCGGGATACCACATGTATGGTGTGGCGGCTCCTGCAGCAG GGTGGTCTCTCAGGGCTGGCATCAAAGCCTGTGCAGGTCCTGTATGGACATGAGGCTGCAGTGAGCTGCGTAGCCATCAGCACTGAACTGGACATGGCCGTGTCTGGATCTGAG GGTGGAACTGTGATCATTCACACTGTACGCCGTGGCCAGTTTGTGGCAGCACTACAGCCCCCGGGGGCCACATTGCCTGGACCTGTGTCCCACCTGGCACTGGCATCTGAGGGCCAAATTGTGGTACAGAGCTCGGCACAGGAGCGTCTTGGGGCTCAG GTCACCTATTCCTTGCACCTGTACTCTGTGAATGGGAGGTTGCGGGCTTCACTGCCCCTGCTAGAGCAACCCACAGCCCTGGCAGTGACGGAGGATTTTGTTCTGCTGGGCACAGCTCAGTGTGCTCTGCACATCCTACACCTGAACAA ACTGCTCCCTGCTGTGCCTCCTCTGCCCATGAAGGTGCCCATTCGCAGCGTGGCTTTGACCAAGGAGCGCAGCCACGTGCTCGTGGGCCTGGAGGACGGCAAACTTATCGTGGTGGGCGCTGGGCAGCCCTCTGAG GTGCGCAGCAGCCAGTTTGCGCGGAGGCTGTGGAGATCCTCCCGGCGCATCTCGCAGGTGTCCTCTGGAGAGACAGAATATAACCCTGGAGAAGCGCGCTGA